One genomic window of Xanthobacter dioxanivorans includes the following:
- a CDS encoding branched-chain amino acid ABC transporter permease, whose protein sequence is MTALFSGYGGPLPWIAFVVIALAPFALGGGSISIALLTMLFIYLCIAWNIVGGTAGQFCIGHSLFLAAGAYTPTLLSIHFGLSPWIGMFAGAAVAVIIGVFIAWLSFRYALPPLSFALVTIAFAMLGYLALSSIDFFGASRGLTLPRGGPASYQFRSDGTYYVVIAVHALAALVLSAWLYGSKIGLYLRALRDNERAAHAIGVPVLKYKMMAMAISAGLTALGGTFYAQYLQFVEPHTFAGITIVIEIILFTVVGGTGTVWGPVLGPLVLVPAGEWLRHTFGDALPGVHLLIYGLLLVTVIRIAPDGLVGALSRRWPKAELPRTTSTESA, encoded by the coding sequence ATGACTGCCCTATTCTCCGGTTACGGTGGCCCTTTGCCCTGGATCGCGTTCGTCGTCATCGCCCTGGCGCCGTTCGCCCTGGGCGGTGGCAGCATCAGCATCGCCCTCCTGACGATGCTGTTCATCTATCTGTGCATCGCCTGGAATATTGTCGGCGGCACCGCCGGCCAGTTCTGTATCGGCCATAGCCTGTTCCTGGCGGCGGGCGCCTACACGCCGACGTTGCTATCGATCCATTTCGGGTTGTCGCCCTGGATCGGCATGTTCGCCGGCGCCGCGGTGGCGGTAATCATCGGCGTGTTCATCGCCTGGCTGTCCTTCCGCTACGCGCTGCCGCCCCTATCGTTCGCGCTGGTCACCATCGCCTTTGCGATGCTCGGCTATCTCGCCCTCTCCTCCATCGACTTTTTCGGAGCGAGCCGCGGCCTCACGCTGCCGCGCGGCGGGCCGGCTTCCTACCAGTTCAGGAGCGACGGCACCTATTATGTCGTGATCGCGGTCCATGCGCTCGCCGCCCTTGTGCTCTCCGCGTGGCTCTACGGCAGCAAGATCGGCCTTTATCTGCGTGCCCTGCGCGACAACGAACGCGCTGCCCACGCCATCGGCGTCCCGGTGCTGAAGTACAAGATGATGGCCATGGCGATCAGCGCCGGGCTCACCGCACTGGGTGGTACCTTCTATGCTCAGTATCTGCAGTTCGTGGAACCCCACACCTTCGCGGGCATCACCATCGTCATCGAGATCATCCTGTTCACGGTGGTAGGCGGCACGGGAACGGTCTGGGGTCCTGTGCTCGGCCCGCTGGTGCTGGTGCCTGCCGGCGAGTGGCTGCGCCATACGTTCGGCGATGCCCTGCCCGGCGTGCATCTGCTCATCTACGGGCTGCTCCTGGTGACGGTCATCCGCATTGCGCCGGATGGCCTCGTCGGTGCGCTCTCGCGGCGCTGGCCCAAGGCCGAACTCCCACGGACGACGTCGACTGAGAGTGCATGA
- a CDS encoding acetate--CoA ligase family protein, with translation MMNMTITMNTTPADRLARLMAATRVAVVGASDDPAKLTGRPIAYMLKRGFKGQILPVNPSRSQVQGLKSYPSLAAIDGPVDLAIIGTAPAQVEPVVEEGIRCGIASFVVLSSGFAEHDAEGARLQTRLGALAQQHGIALVGPNCLGVINAHSGLIASFTTAMEGNALVPGGFGFVTQSGALGAYWLDLVLQSGLGVSRWITTGNECDIDIAAGLSMLVHDPDTRVIGAYVEDVKHGTAFRDALRDAARAGKPVFLIKAGRSAAGAAAAASHTGAIAGEDRIYQACFDQYGAVRVSSITELIDAAKLVLFDALPAAGQAGILSVSGGAGVLLADAIESAGLSLPRLTPDTAQELARCLPKYSKPQNPIDLTANVLSDPTMFRRTLAVVSSAPELDCAILFIGLMHSIADDLARAILSAREASGRPFVVVWIGAPPNVVTRLGAARIPVYGDIPQAVAALANVMRSAKARPMAREIPNAPPPAGPHPEACQLTEWRSKARLAGLGGLAIPAGVLVISPEEVAAALADIPGPYAAKLQSPQMLHKSDHGAVVLGLADVASATAATATLLEQGATAGVSCEGVLIEQMVPFDFELVAGLRRDPVFGAVLMVGRGGVEVELAPDVVMGFLPLGDDAIEAMLRGLRCARLFDGFRGRASVDLRAVARALAELCERFLSESRLEEIEINPLVLRGASAVALDALVKEAP, from the coding sequence ATGATGAACATGACCATCACCATGAATACGACGCCGGCCGACCGGCTCGCGCGCCTGATGGCCGCGACGCGGGTGGCCGTGGTCGGAGCCTCCGACGACCCCGCCAAGCTGACGGGTCGGCCGATCGCCTACATGTTGAAGCGCGGCTTCAAGGGCCAAATCCTCCCGGTGAACCCATCCCGCAGCCAGGTGCAGGGACTGAAGTCCTATCCCTCGCTGGCTGCCATCGACGGGCCCGTGGACCTCGCCATCATCGGCACCGCCCCTGCACAGGTGGAGCCGGTCGTCGAAGAGGGAATCCGCTGCGGGATCGCGTCTTTCGTCGTGCTCAGCTCGGGCTTCGCCGAGCATGACGCCGAAGGCGCACGCCTCCAAACCCGGCTCGGCGCGCTGGCGCAGCAGCACGGCATTGCGCTGGTGGGGCCCAACTGCCTCGGGGTGATCAACGCCCACAGCGGGCTCATCGCCTCCTTCACCACGGCGATGGAAGGCAACGCCCTCGTCCCTGGCGGCTTCGGCTTCGTCACGCAGAGCGGCGCCCTCGGCGCCTACTGGCTCGACCTCGTGCTCCAGTCCGGTCTCGGAGTCAGCCGGTGGATCACCACCGGCAACGAGTGCGACATCGACATCGCCGCTGGCCTCTCCATGCTGGTGCATGATCCCGACACCCGCGTCATCGGCGCCTACGTGGAAGATGTGAAGCACGGCACCGCCTTCCGCGATGCTTTGCGCGACGCGGCCCGGGCCGGCAAGCCGGTGTTCCTGATCAAGGCCGGGCGCTCCGCTGCCGGAGCGGCCGCCGCGGCCTCCCACACCGGCGCCATCGCGGGGGAAGACCGCATCTATCAGGCCTGCTTTGATCAGTATGGTGCGGTGCGAGTGTCGTCCATCACGGAGTTGATCGACGCCGCCAAGCTGGTCCTCTTCGATGCGCTGCCCGCGGCGGGGCAGGCGGGGATACTGTCCGTGTCCGGTGGGGCCGGCGTCCTGCTCGCGGACGCCATCGAGAGCGCGGGTCTCAGCTTGCCGCGCCTCACCCCGGATACGGCGCAGGAGCTCGCGCGCTGTCTACCCAAATATTCCAAGCCGCAGAACCCCATCGACCTCACCGCCAACGTCCTCTCGGACCCCACGATGTTCCGCCGCACCCTGGCCGTGGTGAGTTCGGCGCCGGAACTCGACTGCGCGATCTTGTTCATCGGCCTCATGCACTCCATTGCAGACGATCTGGCGCGGGCGATCCTCAGCGCCCGCGAGGCGAGCGGCCGCCCCTTCGTCGTCGTGTGGATCGGCGCGCCGCCGAACGTCGTGACCCGCCTTGGTGCAGCGCGCATTCCGGTCTATGGCGATATCCCGCAGGCGGTGGCCGCGCTCGCCAACGTGATGCGGAGCGCGAAAGCACGGCCCATGGCCCGCGAGATTCCGAACGCGCCACCGCCAGCCGGCCCGCATCCGGAGGCCTGCCAGCTCACCGAATGGCGCAGCAAGGCCCGACTCGCCGGCCTCGGAGGCCTTGCCATTCCCGCAGGTGTCCTCGTCATCTCGCCCGAGGAGGTGGCCGCCGCCCTTGCAGACATCCCCGGCCCCTATGCGGCGAAGCTGCAGAGCCCGCAGATGCTGCACAAGAGCGACCATGGTGCCGTCGTACTGGGGCTCGCCGATGTCGCTTCGGCAACCGCCGCGACAGCCACGCTGCTGGAGCAAGGCGCGACAGCGGGTGTCTCATGCGAAGGTGTGCTCATTGAGCAGATGGTGCCGTTCGACTTCGAGCTGGTCGCGGGTCTGCGCCGGGATCCGGTATTCGGCGCGGTCCTCATGGTCGGCCGGGGCGGGGTGGAAGTCGAACTCGCGCCGGATGTCGTCATGGGGTTCCTTCCGCTTGGCGACGATGCCATCGAGGCCATGCTTCGCGGTCTGCGCTGCGCCAGGCTCTTCGACGGTTTCCGGGGGCGTGCGTCGGTGGACCTGCGGGCCGTCGC